One region of Cobetia sp. cqz5-12 genomic DNA includes:
- a CDS encoding tetratricopeptide repeat protein has translation MNIRESVCRLGVLGVMVGWLAGCGSIDSMRESRPDAGDRLEYLNERYQQLMVQGRTCLELEDVASPMVDCQRLLREAERLHVEYPRNPEVLYFNALLSHAAGRGDKAQFFLDQMSIGPSHPPEAFVLRSQLALEEGNTTLARNVLERGMLLHPSYSGLYEGLAAVGYVEGRYDDAEQQLTLASRLGAPAWRVDYHRGLINEAQGHLADACHQFDTSLARKQDHQPARAHLLRLATAGHCRGDALKQPASGVRVSS, from the coding sequence ATGAACATTCGTGAATCCGTGTGTCGTCTGGGAGTGCTGGGCGTGATGGTGGGGTGGTTGGCTGGCTGTGGCTCCATCGACAGCATGCGGGAATCCCGTCCGGACGCTGGTGATCGCCTCGAGTACCTCAACGAGCGCTATCAGCAATTGATGGTGCAGGGCCGGACCTGTCTGGAGCTTGAAGACGTGGCAAGCCCGATGGTGGATTGCCAGCGACTGCTGCGCGAAGCAGAACGATTGCATGTCGAGTATCCGCGCAATCCCGAAGTCCTGTATTTCAATGCGTTGCTGAGTCATGCGGCGGGGCGTGGCGACAAGGCTCAGTTCTTTCTCGATCAGATGAGCATCGGGCCGTCCCATCCGCCGGAGGCCTTCGTGCTGCGCAGCCAGCTTGCGCTGGAGGAAGGCAACACGACCCTGGCACGCAATGTGCTCGAACGTGGCATGTTGCTGCACCCAAGCTACTCCGGCCTGTATGAGGGGCTGGCGGCCGTGGGCTATGTCGAGGGTCGCTATGATGATGCAGAGCAGCAGCTGACGTTGGCGTCCCGACTTGGAGCTCCCGCCTGGCGGGTGGACTATCATCGCGGCCTGATCAATGAAGCGCAGGGCCACCTGGCAGATGCCTGTCACCAATTTGATACCAGCCTGGCTCGCAAGCAAGACCACCAGCCCGCGCGAGCACACCTGCTGCGCCTGGCGACGGCGGGGCACTGCCGGGGTGATGCCCTGAAGCAACCGGCCAGTGGCGTGAGGGTTTCCTCATGA
- a CDS encoding CpaF family protein, protein MADVQQRLADSLTALCDEYQIHLDSESRQQLLDTLTNDLCGFGPLTKLMSDESVSDILVNGAGQIWADRAGSLDPTELAFDDEAHLQRFVSRLIAPLGKHLDASSPIVDARLADGSRLHAVCAPLTPDGTLVSIRKFRRHYLDRQRLVAAGFMSDSLVQLLGAAVAARVNILISGGAGVGKTSLLNYLAGHISHGERLVSVEECAELDLHHPHVVRLESYPVAGASPRPQGLGELLRAALRMRADRIIVGEARGGEVFEMLQAMTVGHDGSLTTLHANSALDVPVRMLSLALMSSAHPDRQVIEEMVRLSGALIVHLERDAEGHRQLASLAWMGEERPRELLHRRSITAPGEPCGEEAYQANPDVLHAFIAHLEARGATLAPGVRDGWCEGVSRQEG, encoded by the coding sequence ATGGCAGACGTTCAGCAACGTCTAGCGGATTCCTTGACCGCCTTGTGTGACGAGTACCAGATACATCTGGATTCCGAGAGTCGTCAACAATTGCTCGATACGCTGACCAACGACCTCTGTGGATTCGGGCCGCTGACGAAGTTGATGAGTGATGAGTCCGTCAGTGACATCCTGGTCAATGGGGCGGGGCAGATCTGGGCTGATCGTGCCGGAAGTCTGGACCCCACCGAGCTTGCCTTCGATGATGAGGCGCACCTGCAGCGCTTCGTGTCGCGATTGATCGCCCCGCTTGGCAAGCATCTGGATGCCTCCAGTCCGATCGTCGATGCGCGCCTGGCAGATGGTAGTCGTCTACATGCGGTATGCGCGCCGTTGACTCCGGATGGAACGCTGGTCTCCATTCGCAAGTTTCGACGTCATTACCTCGATCGCCAGCGCCTGGTCGCGGCGGGCTTCATGAGCGACAGCCTTGTCCAATTGCTGGGGGCTGCAGTGGCCGCGCGCGTCAACATCCTCATCAGCGGAGGGGCAGGTGTCGGCAAGACGTCATTGCTCAATTATCTTGCAGGGCATATCAGTCATGGTGAGCGCCTGGTCAGCGTCGAAGAGTGTGCGGAGCTCGACTTGCATCATCCTCATGTCGTCAGACTTGAAAGCTATCCGGTGGCAGGGGCTTCACCCCGTCCTCAAGGATTGGGCGAGTTGTTGAGAGCCGCGTTGAGGATGCGGGCCGACCGCATCATCGTCGGCGAAGCACGCGGTGGCGAGGTTTTCGAGATGTTGCAGGCCATGACGGTCGGCCACGATGGCAGTCTGACCACTCTGCATGCCAACAGTGCACTGGATGTGCCTGTGCGAATGCTGTCATTGGCCTTGATGAGCAGCGCTCACCCGGATCGTCAGGTGATCGAGGAGATGGTACGCCTGAGTGGCGCGCTGATCGTGCATCTTGAACGCGACGCCGAGGGGCATCGTCAACTTGCCAGTCTGGCCTGGATGGGGGAAGAACGTCCTCGTGAGCTGCTGCACCGTCGCTCAATCACGGCGCCCGGTGAGCCCTGCGGTGAAGAAGCCTACCAGGCCAACCCCGATGTGCTGCATGCCTTCATTGCCCATCTCGAGGCCCGTGGCGCCACTCTGGCGCCTGGTGTCAGGGACGGCTGGTGTGAAGGTGTGTCTCGACAGGAGGGCTGA
- a CDS encoding type II secretion system F family protein — MLILLLVCIALSSLWLIISMIKAQRFMGADMTLGLMHRREMSRLERLLALLDISMRPVLFVAGVWGSSVMIFVIFLGWFPGNLLLASLALMTSLLLVGFLLHEFASRRIFRFEGDVIQALDMLEASLKLGDNLRNGLRLAGSSSLKASRRELMQLVYRLDMGLSLNEACARMLRLYPCESVRLFTAAMISAERRGMSFASLLPSLLPTLHERYQMRRQLRAELSGARYSLLVIALLPYAIVPFILWKEPDWLTLLLDHPLGGVLLLGAVCCQILGFAWLRHMMRKQP, encoded by the coding sequence ATGCTTATCCTGCTGCTGGTCTGCATCGCACTGTCTTCGCTGTGGTTGATCATCAGCATGATCAAGGCACAGCGTTTCATGGGGGCCGATATGACCCTGGGGCTGATGCATCGCCGAGAGATGTCGCGTCTTGAACGTCTGCTGGCCCTGCTGGATATCAGCATGCGCCCGGTGCTGTTCGTGGCGGGCGTATGGGGAAGCAGCGTGATGATCTTCGTGATCTTTCTGGGCTGGTTTCCCGGCAATTTGCTGCTCGCGTCACTGGCATTGATGACGAGCCTGCTTCTGGTCGGCTTCCTGCTCCACGAATTTGCCAGTCGGCGTATCTTCCGCTTCGAAGGTGATGTGATCCAGGCGCTGGATATGCTCGAAGCGAGCCTGAAACTGGGAGACAACCTGCGCAACGGGCTGCGCCTGGCGGGGTCTTCATCGCTCAAGGCCTCGCGTCGTGAACTGATGCAGCTCGTCTATCGGCTGGACATGGGCCTGTCACTGAATGAGGCCTGCGCAAGAATGTTGCGCCTCTATCCCTGTGAGAGCGTCAGACTCTTCACGGCTGCAATGATCAGCGCCGAGCGGCGTGGCATGAGCTTCGCCAGTCTGCTTCCCTCGCTACTGCCCACCCTGCATGAGCGTTACCAGATGAGGCGTCAGCTGCGTGCCGAACTGTCCGGTGCGCGCTATTCCCTGTTGGTCATCGCCTTGCTCCCCTACGCCATCGTGCCCTTCATTCTCTGGAAGGAGCCCGACTGGCTGACATTGTTGCTGGACCATCCTCTGGGCGGCGTACTGTTGCTGGGAGCCGTGTGCTGCCAGATTCTCGGCTTTGCCTGGTTGCGTCACATGATGAGGAAGCAGCCATGA
- a CDS encoding type II secretion system F family protein, which translates to MNVFSGIPSWTFPEAYLPDIIILCMLGALLALYLALHSTFKVRLEQSGIADVLQELLRNPDNISQGRTLTPRRRMRQAGLNPRRVTWWWGLQLLLPAILALLILRVTGTGLGGLAGMLLGIVLPHLWLGQRRRERQTHIAAALGHLLAVSLAYQRHGLSLAASLREAARQALPSWHPLAFELELFSAELEGGLSLQEAGTRISRRTGSRELHQFAMLLVAGNRMGNPLHDVLEAFAAQLARQQNERQRKAMQQRSVKALFPMLLVGGPLFFVLVIFPASLRVQEVLILMRQLW; encoded by the coding sequence ATGAATGTCTTTTCCGGAATCCCGTCATGGACGTTCCCCGAGGCTTATCTGCCGGACATCATCATCCTGTGCATGCTTGGCGCTCTGCTGGCGCTCTATCTGGCCTTGCACAGTACTTTCAAGGTGCGTCTGGAGCAGAGTGGAATTGCGGACGTGTTGCAGGAGCTGTTGCGCAACCCCGATAACATCAGCCAGGGCAGAACACTCACGCCACGTCGGCGCATGCGACAGGCTGGTCTGAACCCGCGTCGCGTGACCTGGTGGTGGGGGCTCCAGCTGTTGCTGCCTGCCATCCTGGCCTTGCTGATCCTGCGCGTGACGGGGACTGGCCTCGGAGGGCTTGCGGGCATGCTGCTCGGCATCGTATTGCCTCATCTATGGCTGGGGCAGAGAAGGCGCGAACGCCAGACGCACATCGCGGCTGCTCTGGGTCACCTGCTGGCCGTATCACTGGCGTACCAGCGCCATGGCCTGTCCCTTGCCGCTTCCCTACGAGAGGCCGCGCGTCAGGCGTTGCCATCTTGGCATCCGCTGGCCTTTGAGCTTGAGCTGTTCAGTGCTGAGCTGGAAGGCGGATTGTCGCTCCAGGAAGCAGGCACGCGCATTTCCAGACGAACCGGAAGCCGTGAATTGCATCAGTTCGCCATGTTGCTGGTCGCCGGCAACCGGATGGGCAATCCCTTGCACGATGTGCTGGAAGCCTTTGCGGCCCAGTTGGCGCGTCAACAGAATGAGCGGCAGCGCAAGGCCATGCAGCAACGTAGCGTCAAGGCACTGTTTCCGATGTTGCTCGTCGGTGGCCCGTTGTTCTTCGTGCTGGTGATCTTTCCGGCCAGCCTGCGTGTTCAGGAGGTGCTGATCCTGATGAGGCAGCTGTGGTAA
- a CDS encoding Sbal_3080 family lipoprotein, giving the protein MTGKTKASLAASITFVMTGCTSVQVQPLERMSYLDTVCIERNEAVTVPGFLSVIKRGFSRNGLNTRVYDAPVPGHCEVILTYTALRSWDVTTYLSHAELWLNDPYGDEIAYAQYHLVAKGGLTFSKFAGVETKMNPVIDDLLVNY; this is encoded by the coding sequence ATGACAGGAAAGACAAAGGCGTCATTGGCAGCATCCATCACCTTCGTGATGACAGGCTGTACCTCGGTGCAGGTTCAGCCTCTGGAGCGCATGTCCTATCTGGATACCGTGTGCATCGAGCGCAATGAGGCCGTGACCGTGCCGGGCTTCCTGAGTGTCATCAAACGGGGCTTCAGTCGCAATGGCTTGAATACGCGAGTCTATGACGCTCCGGTCCCTGGCCATTGTGAAGTGATATTGACGTATACCGCTTTGCGCTCCTGGGACGTCACGACCTACCTGTCACACGCAGAACTCTGGCTCAATGATCCGTATGGCGATGAAATCGCCTATGCGCAATATCATCTTGTCGCAAAGGGTGGTCTGACGTTCTCCAAGTTTGCCGGGGTCGAAACCAAGATGAACCCGGTCATCGATGACTTGCTCGTCAATTACTGA
- a CDS encoding SCO family protein — MSPRKLILMGLSAFALVIIALISGLSASHQPRDAWPTTLELPSTRGLLHADTLSRGEAGHLSVLIPGFTHCPDICPLSLARLQMAWQRLDETSRAHLHPMFLTLDPARDTLPVLSRYLSAFSLPVTGLRLPTQDDTRLEEFTQRLGIQFQQRELEQKHPPEHAQASAGEADYMIDHSVAIFVIDEQGRLRDTLPLSQTPAQLADRLTFLLQSVAAAPSSAGVANVNTSANANMPATGGA, encoded by the coding sequence ATGTCGCCGCGCAAGCTGATCCTGATGGGACTCAGTGCTTTTGCCCTCGTCATTATCGCGTTGATCTCGGGGCTTTCTGCCTCGCATCAACCGCGTGATGCGTGGCCGACGACGCTCGAGCTGCCTTCCACGCGTGGTCTGCTGCACGCGGACACCTTGTCCCGGGGGGAAGCGGGCCACCTGAGCGTACTGATTCCCGGTTTTACGCATTGCCCGGATATCTGTCCGTTGTCGCTTGCCCGGCTGCAGATGGCCTGGCAACGCCTTGACGAGACCTCACGCGCGCATCTGCATCCGATGTTTCTGACGCTGGATCCGGCGCGCGACACCTTGCCAGTGCTGTCACGTTATCTGTCTGCCTTCAGCCTGCCGGTGACCGGCCTTCGCCTCCCGACACAGGACGACACGCGTCTGGAGGAATTCACCCAGCGCCTCGGTATCCAGTTTCAGCAGCGAGAACTCGAGCAGAAGCATCCCCCTGAACACGCGCAGGCCTCGGCCGGTGAGGCCGATTACATGATCGACCACAGCGTGGCGATCTTCGTGATCGACGAGCAGGGCCGGCTACGTGACACTCTGCCGCTCAGTCAGACGCCTGCGCAGCTTGCCGATCGCCTGACGTTCCTGCTCCAGTCCGTGGCTGCAGCGCCATCCTCTGCCGGTGTTGCGAACGTCAACACGAGCGCAAACGCGAACATGCCGGCCACGGGAGGCGCATGA
- a CDS encoding PepSY-associated TM helix domain-containing protein: MSSTTNTDSAGRAARGFSDIYRAVWRWHFYAGLLVLPFLTLLAVTGGLYLFREEIDHFVHADLMKVNTPVVQQANGQAQASVPLSEQVRVAVESLPGKAVRVVPPAASDLTTEVDIVAADGSGKQAVYVNPYSGEVQGQMAYRDSIMWTVRNLHSLAITGPIGNAAIEIAAGWSILLVLSGLYLWWPRGQKGGVVTLRTTPARRLWWRDLHAVCGIFAAGFILFLAVTGMPWSMVWGAKVNELANGHNFGYPDGVRVNTPMSDTRLVDQERTTWSLEQAVIPLSSLPAAATSPVVDEGEHAGHGGGSKTGAEQASDVAAVPLSAAAIAHADIGLDQAERIFAREGLAPGYAINLPSSPQGVYTGSIYPDALERQQVVHVDRYSGDVLLDMHYADYGPLGRALEWGINVHLGQQYGLINQLVLVLACIAMVMMSVGAGVMWWKRRPVGGIGIPPLPRERKRIAGVWGLMMIIGVIFPLVGLSLIVMGLLDWLWIRATHKRGNDLQEASA, translated from the coding sequence ATGAGTTCAACAACCAATACCGACTCCGCGGGTCGCGCCGCTCGCGGTTTCAGCGATATCTACCGCGCCGTGTGGCGCTGGCATTTCTATGCCGGCCTGCTGGTGCTGCCTTTCCTGACCTTGCTGGCCGTCACCGGCGGTCTTTATCTGTTCCGTGAAGAGATCGATCACTTCGTGCATGCCGACCTGATGAAGGTCAACACGCCGGTGGTGCAACAGGCGAATGGCCAGGCACAGGCGAGTGTTCCGCTGAGCGAGCAGGTGCGTGTCGCCGTGGAAAGTCTGCCCGGCAAGGCCGTGCGTGTCGTGCCGCCTGCGGCCAGTGACTTGACCACGGAAGTCGATATCGTGGCAGCCGATGGCAGTGGCAAGCAGGCGGTCTACGTCAATCCCTACAGCGGTGAAGTGCAGGGGCAGATGGCCTACCGTGACAGCATCATGTGGACGGTGCGCAATCTGCACAGCCTTGCGATCACCGGCCCCATCGGCAATGCCGCGATCGAGATCGCCGCCGGCTGGAGCATCCTGCTGGTACTCAGCGGCCTGTATCTGTGGTGGCCGCGGGGCCAGAAGGGGGGCGTCGTCACGCTGCGTACCACGCCTGCGCGTCGTCTGTGGTGGCGTGACCTGCACGCCGTGTGCGGCATCTTCGCCGCTGGTTTCATCCTGTTTCTCGCCGTGACCGGCATGCCGTGGTCGATGGTGTGGGGTGCCAAGGTCAACGAGTTGGCCAACGGGCATAATTTCGGGTATCCCGATGGCGTGCGCGTGAATACGCCGATGTCGGATACACGCCTGGTGGACCAGGAGCGGACGACCTGGTCGCTTGAGCAGGCCGTTATCCCGTTATCTTCCTTGCCGGCTGCAGCGACAAGCCCCGTCGTGGACGAGGGAGAGCATGCCGGGCATGGCGGTGGTAGCAAGACTGGTGCCGAGCAGGCTTCCGACGTCGCGGCCGTGCCGCTGAGCGCTGCCGCGATTGCCCATGCCGATATCGGCCTCGATCAGGCTGAGCGCATCTTCGCTCGCGAAGGTCTGGCGCCGGGGTATGCCATCAATCTGCCGAGCTCGCCGCAAGGCGTCTATACCGGCTCCATCTATCCGGATGCGCTGGAGCGTCAGCAGGTGGTGCATGTGGACCGCTATTCCGGCGATGTGCTGCTGGATATGCATTACGCCGATTACGGTCCGCTGGGCCGAGCGCTGGAATGGGGCATCAATGTCCACCTGGGGCAGCAGTATGGGCTGATCAACCAGCTGGTGCTGGTACTGGCCTGCATCGCGATGGTGATGATGAGCGTCGGTGCGGGCGTGATGTGGTGGAAGCGTCGCCCGGTGGGAGGTATCGGTATTCCGCCGCTGCCCAGGGAGCGCAAGCGTATCGCCGGGGTCTGGGGCTTGATGATGATCATCGGTGTCATCTTCCCGCTGGTCGGCCTCTCGCTGATCGTGATGGGACTGCTGGATTGGCTGTGGATTCGCGCCACGCACAAGCGAGGAAATGACCTGCAGGAGGCCAGCGCATGA
- a CDS encoding TonB-dependent receptor domain-containing protein, with the protein MTLSLVNFPIRARRLSSPVSASRGRLPMAIAATIVGSGTLPVYADADTTSVLPLISIEAQAPMASPVHDVHAGHAKGDMDLGEQLREVNGVSGSRLGSHGVSAIFRAQGGERLIQQVDGATLYPACPGGMDTTLGYATTGSQSDLTLYKGAQTVSRGPNFAAGTVEVTRQTPLRSDEDGVHGTLGAGWRSNDDATSETLSLTARQGDFWAALDVEHSERNNYEDGNGDTQSGAYRSDNGSVRIGAFATEDVAIEAGVAVVRIDDALYPTMDAPRSDMDRQYLKLTVDNAGPFSHIESQISHARVVHDMDNVTLRDFDDSSANSMSMDMSSGMDMSSDMDMDMSDMAMFSSATTETWYASTQGDIPLTIAGHDSILTLGADAERLESNTHSRMGMSLDSLSDSQTWPDVVRTRGGVFAELDTTLDADNRLVTGARYDVSLSDARDAGEVVGSNAAAISAWRDQYGDDVEARQRDGEFSALARLEHRVNEAVKGYAALSRSVRFPTASERYYNRQSDTDGWLGNPELDPEIHQQLELGVAVRQGAWRYSADTYYNRVHDWIELTEGDSLTTYDNVEAEIYGIELEASWQQHGWRHSAGVAATHGTNLSDGTPLSQVAPFNGYLATRYDANRWWAGARFDAAARQSRISDSEDATAGFGIVGLEGGYHVTDAIELSAGISNLFDKAYAYHVNRFYDDPLQGDVQVNEPGRIFWTHASWSF; encoded by the coding sequence ATGACACTGTCTCTCGTCAATTTCCCGATCCGTGCGCGTCGCCTGTCATCGCCAGTGAGCGCATCGCGCGGTCGTCTGCCCATGGCCATTGCCGCCACGATCGTGGGTAGCGGCACGTTGCCGGTTTACGCCGATGCTGACACCACCAGCGTATTGCCGTTGATCAGTATCGAGGCGCAGGCGCCCATGGCCAGCCCCGTCCACGATGTGCATGCGGGGCATGCCAAGGGCGACATGGACCTTGGCGAACAGCTGCGTGAGGTCAATGGTGTCAGTGGCTCACGTCTGGGCAGTCACGGTGTCTCGGCCATCTTCCGCGCGCAGGGCGGTGAGCGCCTGATCCAGCAGGTGGATGGCGCGACGCTGTATCCGGCCTGTCCTGGCGGAATGGATACCACCCTTGGCTATGCCACCACCGGTAGCCAGTCGGATCTCACCCTCTACAAGGGCGCGCAGACCGTCAGCCGTGGCCCCAACTTTGCTGCGGGCACCGTCGAGGTGACACGTCAGACGCCATTGCGCAGCGACGAAGATGGTGTGCATGGCACGCTGGGCGCTGGCTGGCGCAGCAATGATGATGCCACCAGCGAGACGCTGTCGCTGACCGCCAGGCAGGGCGATTTCTGGGCCGCGCTGGACGTCGAGCATTCCGAACGCAACAACTACGAGGATGGCAATGGCGATACCCAGTCAGGCGCCTATCGCAGCGACAATGGCAGTGTCCGCATTGGCGCCTTCGCCACCGAGGATGTCGCCATTGAGGCGGGGGTAGCGGTTGTCAGGATCGACGATGCGCTGTATCCGACCATGGATGCGCCACGCAGCGACATGGACCGCCAGTATCTGAAGTTGACCGTCGACAATGCCGGGCCTTTCTCGCATATCGAATCGCAGATCAGTCATGCGCGCGTGGTGCATGACATGGACAACGTCACCCTGCGTGACTTTGATGATTCCAGCGCCAACTCGATGAGCATGGACATGAGCTCGGGCATGGACATGAGCTCAGACATGGACATGGACATGAGCGACATGGCCATGTTCTCCAGCGCGACCACTGAGACCTGGTATGCCAGCACCCAAGGCGATATCCCGCTCACGATCGCCGGACATGATTCCATCCTGACGCTGGGTGCCGATGCTGAACGGCTCGAGAGCAATACCCACTCCCGGATGGGCATGTCACTGGATAGCCTGTCGGATAGCCAGACCTGGCCGGATGTCGTGCGGACGCGCGGTGGGGTGTTCGCGGAACTGGACACCACCCTCGATGCCGACAATCGTCTCGTGACAGGTGCGCGCTATGACGTCTCCCTCAGTGATGCGCGAGATGCCGGTGAGGTGGTGGGTAGCAATGCCGCGGCCATCTCCGCCTGGCGTGACCAGTATGGCGATGATGTCGAAGCCAGGCAGCGTGACGGGGAGTTCAGTGCGCTGGCGCGTCTGGAGCATCGCGTCAATGAAGCGGTGAAAGGCTATGCGGCGCTCAGTCGCAGTGTGCGCTTCCCGACGGCCAGCGAGCGCTATTACAACCGCCAGTCCGACACCGATGGTTGGTTGGGCAATCCCGAGCTTGATCCCGAGATCCATCAGCAGCTTGAGCTGGGGGTGGCGGTCAGACAGGGGGCCTGGCGCTACTCGGCGGATACCTACTACAACCGGGTGCATGACTGGATCGAGCTGACCGAAGGCGACTCGCTGACCACCTACGACAATGTCGAGGCCGAGATCTACGGTATCGAGCTTGAAGCCAGCTGGCAGCAGCATGGCTGGCGGCATTCCGCAGGCGTTGCCGCCACGCACGGCACCAACCTGAGCGATGGGACGCCGTTGTCACAGGTGGCACCGTTCAATGGCTATCTGGCGACACGCTATGACGCGAATCGTTGGTGGGCAGGGGCACGCTTCGATGCGGCCGCACGCCAATCGCGCATTTCCGACAGTGAAGACGCGACGGCAGGCTTCGGCATCGTCGGTTTGGAGGGCGGGTACCATGTCACTGACGCCATCGAGTTGAGCGCCGGCATCTCCAACCTGTTCGACAAGGCCTACGCCTACCACGTCAATCGCTTCTACGACGATCCGTTGCAGGGCGATGTACAGGTCAATGAGCCGGGGCGTATCTTCTGGACGCACGCCAGCTGGAGCTTCTGA
- a CDS encoding NAD(P)H-dependent oxidoreductase, which translates to MNILLINGGKAFAHSNGELNATLHELARGELAELGHTVKETVIEEGFEAKAEIEKQLWADLIIYQTPGWWMGLPWTVKKYLDDILTEGHGALYASDGRHRTSPTQGYGTGGLMQGRQYMLSLTWNAPLEAFDEEGNFFEGKGIDGVYFPVHKAMEFLGMTALPTYLATDVIKNPDIAAYTQAYREHLREHIGRA; encoded by the coding sequence ATGAACATTCTGCTGATCAATGGCGGCAAGGCCTTTGCCCATTCCAATGGCGAGCTGAACGCGACGCTGCATGAACTGGCGCGCGGTGAACTGGCCGAGCTGGGTCACACCGTCAAGGAGACCGTCATCGAGGAAGGATTCGAGGCCAAGGCGGAAATCGAGAAGCAGCTGTGGGCGGACCTGATCATCTATCAGACCCCAGGTTGGTGGATGGGTCTGCCGTGGACCGTGAAGAAGTATCTCGATGACATCCTGACTGAGGGCCACGGCGCGCTGTACGCCAGCGATGGACGTCATCGCACCAGCCCGACCCAGGGCTACGGCACCGGCGGTTTGATGCAGGGCCGCCAATACATGCTGTCATTGACCTGGAATGCGCCACTTGAGGCCTTTGATGAAGAAGGCAACTTCTTCGAGGGCAAGGGCATCGATGGCGTCTACTTCCCGGTGCACAAGGCGATGGAATTCCTCGGCATGACGGCACTGCCGACCTATCTGGCCACTGATGTGATCAAGAACCCGGACATCGCCGCCTACACCCAGGCCTATCGTGAGCACCTGCGCGAGCACATCGGCCGCGCTTGA
- a CDS encoding DUF4041 domain-containing protein, with the protein MGDNVGMIIVFLIFYGVPIGSILVYSREKRKRLVKELENKELAIRVEHHERAIDLEAKRADLDRKAEEFGSLEDAIVGLDKRREALALELTSTTSQLEEAQSAFNIIDRETLDLQRLKKDADAIAAQKERNVQEIESLKDKLIEHRIKETAGQRTMRQVMSKLDLYTRVEEFVDYGHFELPEYLYETSERFAAEIKQIRQAQKAMIKDKTAFIQYGDVVITGDERLDKKIIEGQMKLVMRAFNIEADVLIGKVSPSNFERTLSQFEKIASDLEKLVASLRCGLNTDYVALKYEECGVQYQYTLKKKEEIEEQRIIREQMREEARAEKEYRTAIEAAQREEEMYQDILTRAKNELEQASAEERALAEAKVADLEQRLQEAEAAKERTKSLAEQTRRGYVYIISNIGSFGENVYKIGMTRRLDPMDRVKELGDASVPFSFDVHALIFSDDAPAMETALHRKFSHHRVNAVNLRKEFFHVELSSIREAVIEIGHGDAEFKTTIAAEEYFESQRLREQVAA; encoded by the coding sequence ATGGGCGATAATGTCGGAATGATAATTGTTTTTCTGATTTTTTACGGGGTCCCCATAGGCTCCATTCTTGTCTATTCACGTGAGAAGCGCAAAAGGCTTGTAAAAGAGTTGGAGAACAAAGAGCTTGCCATTCGCGTTGAACATCATGAGAGGGCTATCGACTTGGAGGCCAAGCGAGCTGATCTGGATCGCAAAGCTGAAGAGTTTGGCTCTTTGGAAGATGCGATAGTGGGTTTGGATAAGCGTCGTGAAGCCTTGGCGCTTGAGTTGACTAGTACGACCAGCCAACTCGAGGAAGCACAATCCGCTTTCAATATAATAGATCGTGAGACTTTAGATTTGCAGCGGCTCAAAAAAGACGCTGATGCTATTGCTGCTCAAAAAGAGCGTAATGTTCAAGAGATTGAAAGTCTTAAAGATAAGTTGATTGAGCATCGCATCAAGGAGACCGCGGGCCAGCGCACCATGCGACAGGTGATGTCCAAGCTTGACCTCTATACGCGGGTGGAGGAGTTTGTCGATTATGGTCATTTCGAACTCCCCGAGTACCTTTATGAAACCAGCGAGCGTTTTGCAGCTGAGATCAAGCAAATACGTCAAGCTCAGAAGGCTATGATCAAGGACAAGACGGCGTTTATCCAATATGGAGATGTTGTTATTACGGGTGATGAACGCCTTGACAAGAAGATCATTGAAGGGCAAATGAAGCTTGTCATGCGTGCCTTCAATATTGAGGCAGATGTATTGATCGGAAAGGTTAGTCCTTCTAATTTTGAGCGAACTTTGAGTCAGTTCGAAAAAATTGCGAGTGACCTTGAGAAACTGGTTGCATCACTCCGCTGTGGGCTGAATACTGATTATGTCGCTCTCAAATACGAGGAGTGTGGGGTTCAATATCAATACACGCTGAAGAAGAAAGAAGAGATTGAAGAGCAACGAATCATTCGTGAGCAAATGCGAGAAGAGGCCAGGGCTGAAAAGGAATACAGAACTGCTATCGAAGCTGCGCAGCGTGAGGAAGAGATGTATCAAGATATTCTTACACGCGCCAAGAATGAGCTTGAGCAGGCGTCAGCAGAGGAGCGAGCATTGGCTGAAGCCAAAGTGGCTGATCTCGAGCAGCGTCTACAGGAAGCGGAAGCAGCCAAGGAACGTACCAAGAGTCTGGCAGAGCAGACACGTCGTGGTTACGTCTATATCATCAGTAATATTGGTTCTTTTGGCGAAAATGTCTACAAAATTGGTATGACTCGTCGCCTCGATCCTATGGATCGTGTGAAAGAGCTAGGTGATGCCAGCGTACCGTTCTCATTTGACGTTCATGCTTTGATCTTCTCGGATGATGCTCCGGCGATGGAAACAGCACTTCACCGTAAGTTTTCACATCATCGAGTGAATGCCGTGAATCTGCGCAAAGAGTTTTTCCATGTTGAACTCTCTTCAATTCGAGAGGCGGTGATTGAAATAGGTCATGGTGATGCTGAGTTTAAGACCACTATTGCAGCTGAAGAATACTTTGAGTCTCAACGCTTGAGAGAACAGGTCGCTGCTTAA